One genomic region from Cygnus olor isolate bCygOlo1 chromosome 29, bCygOlo1.pri.v2, whole genome shotgun sequence encodes:
- the LOC121061229 gene encoding uncharacterized protein LOC121061229 isoform X2: MSRRGYPAGGRRAPPKSTMEMDKIFLQLCEEVTRLQDLCAKQGKLLQKLTARKGPVLDIPMSLPIQCTEDMVTEEGERPLGSQQKCSENPEGSAHPLVQPHAANAPGFDSRYPPSAPNGSVFDGGAGRAALAVAFGSNKAERSEKIDIDTWLKNCRMLPIMNSPEEEVRACCSPQEFVAPNAEAVDSFLTLLDLYKGPEALQKEDAPSESPQPAEEKAPVEIRGPMKTSWTPGWMLEDAPLEQGDVLASEAAQTYDICQAIFPSDAAAQADYLKHVLTHMK; the protein is encoded by the exons gCACAATGGAGATGGACAAAATATTCCTCCAGCTGTGTGAGGAGGTTACCAGGCTGCAGGATCTGTGTGCGAAGCAGGGCAAGCTCCTCCAGAAGCTGACTGCCAGGAAGGGCCCTGTCCTCG ataTCCCCATGTCGCTGCCGATCCAGTGCACGGAGGACATGGTCAcggaggaaggggaaaggccACTGGGCAGCCAACAGAAGTGCTCCGAGAACCCGGAGGGCTCTGCCCACCCCCTGGTGCAGCCGCACGCTGCCAACGCGCCCGGCTTTGACAGCAGGTACCCACCGAGTGCCCCAAACGGCAGTGTCTTCGACGGCGGGGCTGGAAGAGCAGCTCTTGCTGTGGCTTTTGGCAGCAACAAGGcagagagaagtgagaagaTAGATATAGACACGTGGCTGAAAAACTGTAGGATGCTTCCTATCATGAATAGCCCCGAGGAAGAAGTGAGAGCTTGCTGCAGCCCGCAGGAGTTTGTGGCACCAAATGCCGAGGCTGTGGACTCCTTCCTGACTCTCTTGGACCTTTACAAAGGCCCAGAAGCCCTTCAGAAGGAAGATGCTCCCAGTGAAAGCCCTCAGCCTGCTGAAGAAAAGGCGCCGGTAGAAATCCGAGGACCCATGAAG ACGTCCTGGACACCAGGCTGGATGCTGGAGGATGCTCCGCTTGAGCAAGGTGATGTCCTCGCCTCCGAGGCCGCTCAGACTTATGACATTTGCCAGGCGATTTTCCCCTCGGATGCGGCAGCCCAAGCAGACTATTTAAAGCACGTCTTAACCCATATGAAGTAG